A section of the Gemmatimonadota bacterium genome encodes:
- a CDS encoding dienelactone hydrolase family protein — MPRARRRTLSALGAQALLMAACVSAGTFDATAPAGFEVVWPVGADPSALERGAPGVLLVVGCGGASIVEGRSHYRDVATELARLGYATMVVDYVRAHGRKRACGEHPSSEEVVRYLELSWERMAGFPRTDATRLFLMGWSRGGTAVLDFLGTSPYAAEVRGAVLWYPDCRRLLPPLSAPPTAPTLWLFAGDDNVAPPDPCTPLVERWGDAAQTHTFPGAHHGFDMPELDPGIDAREYILFGPERTLRYDSVAAATAWEAAERFLRSGSGGP; from the coding sequence ATGCCCCGAGCCCGTCGCCGCACGCTCTCTGCCCTAGGCGCCCAGGCACTCCTCATGGCCGCGTGTGTCTCCGCCGGGACATTCGACGCCACCGCGCCGGCCGGTTTCGAGGTGGTGTGGCCGGTCGGCGCCGACCCCTCCGCCCTGGAGCGCGGAGCACCCGGCGTCCTCCTGGTCGTGGGGTGCGGTGGCGCGTCGATCGTGGAGGGCCGCTCGCACTACCGGGACGTGGCCACGGAGCTCGCCCGTCTCGGCTATGCGACCATGGTGGTGGACTACGTCCGCGCGCACGGTCGCAAGCGTGCCTGCGGAGAGCACCCCTCGTCCGAGGAGGTCGTACGCTACCTGGAGCTCTCCTGGGAACGCATGGCCGGGTTCCCCCGGACGGATGCGACCCGGCTCTTCCTGATGGGCTGGTCCCGCGGCGGGACGGCCGTCCTCGATTTCCTCGGCACGTCGCCCTACGCAGCCGAGGTCCGGGGCGCGGTCCTCTGGTATCCCGATTGCCGACGACTCCTGCCGCCCCTGAGCGCACCTCCGACTGCCCCCACGCTGTGGCTCTTCGCCGGAGACGACAACGTGGCGCCGCCCGACCCCTGCACGCCGCTCGTGGAGCGGTGGGGAGACGCCGCGCAGACCCATACGTTCCCGGGCGCCCATCACGGGTTCGACATGCCGGAGCTCGATCCGGGGATCGACGCCCGCGAGTACATCCTCTTCGGGCCCGAACGCACGCTCCGGTATGACTCCGTGGCGGCAGCGACGGCCTGGGAGGCCGCGGAACGCTTTCTGCGAAGCGGGAGCGGGGGGCCCTGA
- a CDS encoding M20/M25/M40 family metallo-hydrolase: MTSPATPDTAVDEADLFRLVRRLVDVPSVTGDEGPVGRLLVEELEARGFAPQTQTVEDGRRNVQVTDDGTRVVLCTHMDTVAPFIPSREDDAAIHGRGSCDAKGILATMIVAAQRLRARGRTDVGLLFLVGEETDSAGARAANGVAPSNEFLIVGEPTDGMLASGHKGMLAFEVEVAGRAAHSAYPHLGDSALHRLLDLLARIRAAPWGNDPVLGAATVNVGRIEGGVAMNVVAPSARATVAIRLVGPAAEARARLDELVAGDPALRVRIVSASDAVHCHTAEGFPTQPVAFGSDLFHLGRWGRPLLVGPGSIHVAHTDGEHVLKRDLVQAVSTYERLVERLVQA, from the coding sequence GTGACGTCCCCCGCCACCCCCGACACCGCCGTGGACGAAGCCGATCTGTTCCGGCTGGTGCGCCGCCTGGTGGACGTCCCCTCCGTCACCGGGGACGAAGGCCCGGTCGGTCGTCTCCTGGTGGAGGAGCTGGAAGCGCGCGGATTCGCCCCCCAGACGCAGACCGTGGAGGACGGCCGGCGCAACGTGCAGGTCACGGACGACGGGACGCGCGTGGTGCTGTGCACGCACATGGACACCGTGGCGCCCTTCATCCCCAGCCGCGAGGACGACGCGGCCATCCATGGGCGGGGCTCCTGCGACGCCAAGGGGATCCTGGCCACCATGATCGTGGCCGCCCAGCGCCTGCGCGCACGCGGCCGTACGGACGTGGGACTGCTCTTCCTGGTGGGCGAGGAGACCGACAGCGCCGGGGCGCGCGCCGCCAACGGTGTGGCCCCGTCGAACGAGTTCCTGATCGTGGGCGAGCCCACGGACGGGATGCTCGCCAGCGGCCACAAGGGGATGCTGGCCTTCGAGGTCGAGGTCGCGGGCCGGGCGGCCCATTCGGCCTATCCCCACCTGGGGGATTCCGCGCTCCACCGGCTGCTGGACCTGCTGGCGCGCATCCGCGCCGCGCCGTGGGGCAACGACCCCGTGCTCGGGGCGGCCACCGTCAACGTGGGGCGGATCGAGGGCGGCGTGGCCATGAACGTCGTCGCGCCCTCCGCCCGGGCCACGGTCGCGATCCGGCTGGTGGGACCCGCGGCCGAGGCGCGCGCGCGCCTGGACGAGCTCGTGGCCGGCGATCCCGCCCTGCGGGTCCGGATCGTGTCCGCGAGCGACGCGGTACATTGTCACACCGCGGAGGGATTCCCGACCCAACCGGTCGCGTTCGGGAGCGATCTCTTCCACCTGGGCCGGTGGGGCCGTCCCCTGCTGGTGGGGCCGGGCTCCATCCACGTCGCGCATACGGACGGCGAGCACGTGCTCAAGCGCGACCTGGTGCAGGCGGTATCCACCTACGAGCGACTGGTCGAGAGGTTGGTGCAGGCATGA
- a CDS encoding aspartate kinase, translating to MIVQKFGGTSVEDAAAILRVVGIVTRARERAPLVVVSAIARATATLVGLGATAARGALADAEAELGALMDRHRRIAHDLGLGAREGAVRTRIDAFEAELFRLLGGIDVLRECTPRTRDHLATFGERMSSHLLAEALVAHDVDAVLLDAFAIMVTDARFGRARPDRPELERRAARHVRPVLEGGRVPVLQGYIGATPDGVPTTMGFEASDFTATLMGAVLGAEEIQIWTDVAGMLTADNRVVPEARTLPRVSFAEAEELAHLGARVIHPDAVRPAAERGISVRILDSRAPDAGDTLLDAVGEADPSGVRSVALLRNVTYLRVAPVPGRPATEGFARWVLDVLARHDATLVLALLSERSVALVAEAGTLGQRALEELGGAARLERQDGCALVSVAGAGLADAPDVPSRALGALVGTGIRMIAQGSSPLSLSVVVPGADGEGAVRTLHTTFITG from the coding sequence GTGATCGTCCAGAAGTTCGGCGGCACCTCCGTCGAGGACGCCGCGGCCATCCTGCGCGTGGTGGGGATCGTCACCCGCGCGCGGGAGCGGGCTCCCCTGGTCGTGGTCTCCGCCATCGCGCGCGCCACGGCCACGCTGGTGGGGCTGGGCGCCACGGCCGCGCGGGGCGCGCTGGCGGACGCGGAAGCAGAGCTGGGCGCGCTCATGGACCGCCACCGCCGCATCGCGCACGACCTGGGGCTGGGCGCGCGCGAAGGCGCCGTGCGCACCCGTATCGACGCGTTCGAGGCCGAGCTCTTCCGTCTGCTCGGCGGCATCGACGTCCTTCGCGAATGCACGCCCCGCACCCGCGATCATCTCGCCACGTTCGGGGAGCGCATGTCGTCGCACCTGCTCGCCGAGGCGCTGGTGGCGCACGACGTGGACGCCGTGCTGCTCGACGCGTTCGCCATCATGGTCACGGACGCGCGCTTCGGCCGGGCGCGACCCGACCGGCCGGAGCTGGAACGCCGGGCCGCCCGACACGTCCGTCCCGTGCTGGAGGGCGGTCGGGTCCCCGTGCTGCAGGGCTACATCGGCGCCACCCCCGACGGCGTGCCCACCACCATGGGCTTCGAGGCCTCGGACTTCACCGCCACCCTGATGGGCGCGGTCCTGGGAGCGGAGGAGATCCAGATCTGGACGGACGTGGCCGGCATGCTCACCGCGGACAACCGGGTGGTCCCCGAGGCGCGCACGCTACCGCGCGTCTCCTTCGCCGAGGCGGAGGAGCTGGCCCATCTGGGCGCGCGCGTCATCCATCCGGACGCCGTGCGACCGGCCGCCGAGCGCGGCATCTCCGTGCGCATCCTGGACTCACGCGCACCGGACGCCGGGGACACGCTCCTGGATGCGGTGGGCGAGGCGGACCCGAGCGGCGTGCGCTCCGTGGCGCTGCTCCGGAACGTGACGTATCTCAGGGTCGCGCCGGTGCCCGGGCGGCCGGCCACGGAGGGCTTCGCGCGCTGGGTGCTGGACGTGCTGGCCCGGCACGACGCCACGCTGGTGCTGGCCCTGCTCAGCGAGCGCAGCGTGGCCCTGGTCGCGGAAGCGGGCACCCTGGGCCAGCGCGCCCTGGAAGAGCTCGGCGGGGCCGCACGCCTGGAGCGACAGGACGGCTGCGCGCTCGTCTCCGTGGCCGGCGCCGGCCTCGCCGACGCACCCGACGTGCCCTCCCGCGCGCTGGGCGCGCTGGTGGGGACCGGCATCCGCATGATCGCACAGGGGTCGTCTCCGCTCAGCCTGTCGGTGGTGGTGCCGGGAGCGGACGGGGAGGGCGCAGTTCGCACGTTGCACACCACGTTCATCACGGGCTGA
- the cax gene encoding calcium/proton exchanger, whose protein sequence is MDVRRFLADYWLSLLLLFVPIALYLEYGAHADATWIFLASALAIVPLAGWMGRATEHLAERLGAGPGALLNATFGNAAELIIAVIALRAGLYDLVKASITGSIIGNVLLVFGLSAFLGGLKHPRQQFNRVAAANGSTLLLLSAVGLVIPAVFHLVVGAGFQASERGLSLDIAIVLMVTYLASLWFTLKTHSHLYLGIRSEAQEHSADPQPHAGGHQPWPAGVALVVLLVAAAMVGVMSELLVGATEEAAHTFGMSEVFVGVILVALVGNAAEHSTAVLMAMKNKMDLAINIAVGSSIQIALFVAPLLVFLSYAVGPQPMDLLFTTFEVLAVGISVLVIGQISQDGESHWMEGLQLLAVYIVLGIAFFFLPA, encoded by the coding sequence ATGGACGTGCGCCGCTTCCTCGCCGACTACTGGCTTTCCCTGCTCCTGCTCTTCGTCCCGATTGCGCTGTACCTCGAGTACGGCGCCCACGCAGACGCGACCTGGATCTTTCTCGCGTCGGCGCTCGCCATCGTGCCGCTGGCGGGTTGGATGGGACGCGCCACGGAGCACCTCGCGGAGCGTCTCGGCGCGGGTCCCGGCGCCCTGCTGAACGCCACGTTCGGGAACGCGGCCGAGCTGATCATCGCCGTGATCGCGCTGCGAGCCGGGCTCTACGACCTGGTCAAGGCGTCCATCACCGGGTCCATCATCGGCAACGTCCTGCTCGTGTTCGGCCTGTCGGCCTTCCTGGGCGGGCTCAAGCATCCGCGCCAGCAGTTCAACCGCGTCGCGGCCGCCAACGGCTCCACGCTCCTCCTGTTGAGCGCGGTCGGTCTCGTGATCCCGGCCGTCTTCCACCTGGTGGTGGGCGCGGGCTTCCAGGCCTCGGAGCGCGGGCTGTCGCTCGACATCGCGATCGTGCTGATGGTCACCTACCTGGCCAGCCTCTGGTTCACGCTGAAGACGCATTCCCACCTGTACCTGGGCATCCGCTCCGAAGCACAGGAGCACAGCGCCGATCCGCAACCGCACGCCGGAGGTCACCAGCCCTGGCCGGCGGGCGTGGCCCTGGTGGTCCTGCTGGTCGCCGCGGCGATGGTGGGCGTGATGAGCGAGCTGCTCGTGGGGGCCACCGAGGAAGCCGCCCACACGTTCGGCATGAGCGAGGTGTTCGTGGGGGTGATCCTGGTCGCGCTCGTGGGCAACGCGGCCGAGCATTCCACGGCCGTGCTCATGGCCATGAAGAACAAGATGGACCTGGCCATCAACATCGCGGTGGGGTCATCCATCCAGATCGCGCTGTTCGTGGCCCCTCTGCTGGTGTTCCTGAGCTACGCGGTGGGGCCGCAGCCCATGGACCTGCTCTTCACCACGTTCGAGGTGCTGGCGGTCGGCATCTCCGTCCTGGTGATCGGGCAGATCTCCCAGGACGGGGAGTCGCACTGGATGGAGGGGCTGCAGCTCCTCGCGGTCTACATCGTCCTCGGGATCGCTTTCTTCTTCCTCCCGGCCTGA
- a CDS encoding helix-turn-helix transcriptional regulator — translation MVAGLLAYGVTQTVVDARAGVFRLAIDPSGPALLVLLVAWMGLGRGRRRPTPPGEGPGAAPPPLGALLDSWDLSPSEAAVAHGLIEGRSLAEIAQLRHRSHRTVRQQASAIYRKVGVDSRAQLAARVIARLSGSAPGAADRAQD, via the coding sequence ATGGTCGCAGGTCTCCTCGCGTACGGCGTGACCCAGACCGTCGTCGACGCCCGCGCCGGCGTGTTCCGCCTTGCGATCGACCCGTCCGGGCCGGCGCTGCTGGTCCTGCTGGTCGCATGGATGGGCCTGGGGCGGGGGCGGCGGCGGCCCACGCCTCCGGGGGAGGGCCCGGGCGCCGCCCCGCCCCCTCTGGGAGCGCTCCTCGACTCCTGGGACCTGTCTCCCTCGGAGGCTGCCGTGGCGCACGGGCTGATCGAGGGCCGCTCGCTCGCCGAGATCGCGCAGCTTCGGCACCGGTCCCACCGGACGGTGCGACAGCAGGCCAGCGCGATCTATCGGAAGGTGGGCGTGGACTCGCGCGCGCAACTGGCGGCGCGGGTCATTGCACGCCTGTCCGGCTCCGCGCCGGGTGCGGCCGACCGCGCGCAGGACTGA
- the asd gene encoding aspartate-semialdehyde dehydrogenase yields the protein MSVSRKRVAILGATGNVGQRLIEHLAGHPWFDITHVAASERSAGRSYREACDWRLPTPLPGAVADLEVRDMTPAADVDLAFSALDAAVADTVEPEWARAGVAVFSNARSYRMAPDVPLVISEVNAGHLDLLPAQRAARGFPGHGGIVTNANCSATFLTMALAPLHQRFGVRRVLVATLQAVSGAGYRGVSSMEILGNVVPFIGGEEEKLESETQKMLGTLDGGAIVPAPIAVSAHTHRVAVLDGHTEAISVELVEDPGLDAVKEALRSFRAAPQEMGLPSAPDHPIVVLDERDRPQPLLDLAVERSMATVVGRIRPCPVFHYKMVLLGHNTIRGAGPGSVLNAELMAARGLLGARP from the coding sequence ATGAGCGTGTCCCGCAAGCGGGTGGCCATCCTGGGTGCCACGGGCAACGTCGGGCAGCGGCTCATCGAGCACCTGGCGGGGCATCCCTGGTTCGACATCACGCACGTCGCGGCCTCCGAGCGCTCGGCCGGCCGGAGCTACCGCGAGGCCTGCGACTGGCGGCTGCCGACCCCCCTGCCGGGCGCCGTGGCCGACCTCGAGGTCCGCGACATGACGCCCGCGGCGGACGTGGACCTGGCCTTCTCCGCGCTGGACGCCGCGGTCGCCGACACGGTCGAGCCCGAATGGGCCCGCGCCGGGGTGGCGGTCTTCTCCAACGCGCGCAGCTACCGCATGGCGCCCGACGTGCCCCTGGTCATCAGCGAGGTCAACGCCGGGCACCTGGACCTCCTGCCTGCGCAGCGCGCGGCCCGCGGCTTCCCCGGCCACGGCGGCATCGTCACCAACGCCAACTGCTCGGCCACCTTCCTGACCATGGCGCTGGCACCGCTGCACCAGCGCTTCGGCGTCCGGCGCGTGCTCGTGGCGACACTGCAGGCCGTGTCGGGCGCGGGATACCGCGGCGTCTCCTCGATGGAGATCCTGGGGAACGTGGTGCCTTTCATCGGCGGCGAGGAGGAGAAGCTGGAGAGCGAGACCCAGAAGATGCTGGGCACGCTGGACGGCGGGGCCATCGTGCCGGCGCCGATCGCCGTCTCCGCCCACACGCACCGCGTCGCCGTGCTGGACGGCCACACCGAGGCGATCTCGGTCGAGCTCGTCGAGGACCCGGGGCTGGACGCCGTGAAGGAGGCCCTCCGTTCGTTCCGGGCCGCCCCGCAGGAGATGGGCCTCCCGTCCGCGCCCGACCACCCGATCGTGGTGCTGGACGAGCGCGACCGGCCGCAACCGCTCCTCGACCTCGCGGTGGAGCGCTCGATGGCCACCGTCGTGGGGCGGATCCGGCCCTGCCCCGTCTTCCACTACAAGATGGTCCTGCTCGGCCACAACACGATCCGGGGCGCGGGCCCGGGCTCCGTGCTCAACGCCGAGCTGATGGCCGCACGCGGTCTGCTGGGCGCACGTCCGTGA
- the dapB gene encoding 4-hydroxy-tetrahydrodipicolinate reductase has product MRIALIGYGRMGRMVESAAEARGHEIVARIDASEDGPADLADRLASQRAQATIDFSVAQAVLVNVEACLRAGVPLVIGTTGWADRLPEAEERTRTAGGALLHGANFSIGATLFARLVREAGRLFDRFPDYDPYVLEYHHRMKTDAPSGTAASLARVLLDTMERKEHLQEGNPAGRIAEDALQVSSVRAGHAFGTHEVGFDGEVDRIVLVHEARSRRGFAEGAVFAAEWIQGRTGVFSFEDALFGEEAHA; this is encoded by the coding sequence ATGAGGATCGCGCTGATCGGATACGGGCGGATGGGCCGCATGGTGGAGTCGGCCGCCGAGGCCCGCGGGCACGAGATCGTGGCTCGCATCGACGCCTCGGAGGACGGCCCCGCGGACCTGGCGGACCGGCTCGCGAGCCAGCGCGCCCAGGCCACCATCGACTTCAGCGTCGCGCAGGCCGTGCTGGTCAACGTGGAGGCGTGTCTGCGCGCGGGCGTGCCCCTCGTGATCGGAACCACGGGGTGGGCCGACCGCCTCCCCGAGGCGGAGGAGCGCACGCGCACGGCCGGGGGTGCGCTGCTGCACGGCGCCAACTTCTCGATCGGCGCCACTCTCTTCGCGCGCCTGGTGCGCGAGGCGGGCCGTCTGTTCGATCGCTTCCCGGACTACGACCCCTACGTGCTCGAGTACCACCACCGCATGAAGACGGATGCGCCCAGCGGGACCGCGGCCTCCCTCGCCCGCGTGTTGCTGGACACGATGGAGCGCAAGGAGCACCTGCAGGAGGGCAACCCGGCCGGCCGCATCGCGGAGGACGCGCTGCAGGTGAGCAGCGTGCGCGCCGGACACGCCTTCGGCACGCACGAGGTGGGATTCGACGGCGAGGTCGACCGCATCGTGCTGGTGCACGAGGCCAGGAGCCGGCGCGGATTCGCCGAAGGGGCGGTCTTCGCGGCGGAGTGGATCCAGGGACGCACCGGAGTGTTCTCGTTCGAGGACGCCCTTTTCGGAGAGGAAGCCCATGCCTGA
- a CDS encoding 2,3,4,5-tetrahydropyridine-2,6-dicarboxylate N-succinyltransferase: MSATSGWSVEALEHRIRELAGVPTAELPQDAEAVFLELRDRLTRGEVRSASPGPDGWKANTWVKQGILLGFRLGRIEDFTAAGFPFFDKHTYPLRAMDAGEGVRIVPGGSSIRSGAYVAPGVVCMPPMYVNVGAYVDEGTMVDSHALVGSCAQIGKRVHLSAAAQIGGVLEPVGAVPVIVEDDVLVGGNCGVYEGWIIGTRAVLAPGTILTRATRVYDLVHGRVIAAEEGSSPRIPDGAVVVPGSRPAKGDFARAHGVQLYVPVIVKYRDAGTDAAVALEDALR, translated from the coding sequence ATGAGCGCAACATCCGGCTGGAGCGTCGAGGCGCTGGAGCACCGCATCCGCGAGCTCGCCGGCGTACCCACCGCCGAGCTGCCGCAGGACGCCGAGGCCGTCTTCCTGGAGCTGCGCGATCGGTTGACGCGGGGCGAGGTGCGCTCCGCCTCTCCCGGTCCGGACGGGTGGAAGGCCAACACGTGGGTCAAGCAGGGGATCCTGCTGGGCTTCCGGTTGGGCCGCATCGAGGACTTCACGGCGGCCGGCTTCCCGTTCTTCGACAAGCACACCTATCCGCTGCGCGCCATGGACGCGGGAGAAGGCGTGCGCATCGTACCGGGCGGATCGTCCATCCGCAGCGGCGCGTACGTGGCGCCGGGCGTGGTGTGCATGCCGCCCATGTACGTCAACGTGGGCGCGTACGTGGACGAGGGCACCATGGTGGACTCGCACGCCCTCGTGGGCTCCTGCGCCCAGATCGGCAAGCGCGTCCACCTGTCGGCGGCGGCGCAGATCGGCGGCGTGCTCGAACCCGTGGGTGCGGTCCCGGTGATCGTCGAGGACGACGTGCTCGTCGGCGGCAACTGCGGCGTCTACGAGGGGTGGATCATCGGCACGCGGGCCGTGCTGGCCCCGGGCACCATCCTCACCCGCGCCACGCGCGTGTACGACCTGGTGCATGGCCGTGTCATCGCGGCAGAGGAAGGCTCCTCCCCGCGGATCCCGGACGGTGCGGTGGTCGTGCCCGGGAGCCGTCCGGCGAAGGGGGACTTCGCGCGCGCGCACGGCGTGCAGCTCTACGTGCCGGTCATCGTGAAGTACCGGGACGCGGGCACCGACGCGGCGGTGGCGTTGGAGGACGCGTTGCGCTGA
- the dapA gene encoding 4-hydroxy-tetrahydrodipicolinate synthase — protein MPDAFRGTHTALVTPFAADGSVDETELRALVRRQVDGGVSGIVACGTTGEAATLSRDEQIRVIEIVQEEADGRVAVTAGAGGNATADVLEFLSRLEPIKLDAVLCVVPYYNKPTPAGMLAHFRALADAAPAPVMLYNVPGRTARNMPADVTLALAEHPNIGGVKEASGDLDQVGHILRDAPRRFSVLSGDDSLTLPMMVLGALGVVSVVSNIDPDRMSRLVGAARASDWDEARRLHHELSRLMSLCFIESNPIPVKAAVAMMGYCAERYRLPMVPLEEKNRPALDAELRRLRLVQAGVTR, from the coding sequence ATGCCTGACGCGTTTCGCGGCACCCATACCGCGCTGGTCACCCCGTTCGCCGCGGACGGCTCGGTGGACGAAACCGAGCTGCGCGCCCTGGTGCGTCGCCAGGTCGATGGAGGCGTGAGCGGCATCGTGGCCTGCGGCACGACGGGAGAGGCCGCCACGCTGTCCCGCGACGAGCAGATCCGGGTCATCGAGATCGTCCAGGAAGAAGCGGACGGGCGTGTCGCCGTCACCGCCGGTGCCGGGGGGAACGCCACGGCCGACGTGCTGGAGTTCCTCTCGCGACTCGAGCCGATCAAGCTGGATGCGGTGTTGTGCGTGGTGCCGTACTACAACAAGCCCACGCCCGCCGGCATGCTGGCCCACTTCCGCGCGCTCGCGGACGCGGCCCCGGCGCCGGTGATGCTGTACAACGTGCCGGGCCGCACCGCGCGCAACATGCCTGCGGACGTGACCCTCGCGCTGGCCGAGCATCCCAACATCGGCGGCGTGAAGGAGGCGTCCGGCGACCTGGACCAGGTGGGCCACATCCTGCGCGACGCGCCCCGGCGCTTCAGTGTGCTCTCCGGGGACGACTCGCTCACGCTCCCCATGATGGTGCTGGGTGCCCTCGGTGTCGTGTCCGTCGTCTCCAACATCGATCCCGACCGCATGAGCCGGCTGGTGGGCGCGGCCCGTGCCTCCGACTGGGACGAAGCGCGTCGTCTGCATCACGAGCTGTCGCGCCTCATGTCGCTCTGCTTCATCGAATCCAACCCCATTCCCGTGAAGGCCGCCGTCGCCATGATGGGGTACTGCGCCGAGCGCTACCGTCTGCCCATGGTCCCGCTGGAGGAGAAGAACCGGCCGGCGCTGGACGCCGAGCTGCGCCGCCTGCGTCTGGTGCAGGCGGGGGTGACCCGATGA
- a CDS encoding MDR family MFS transporter, with protein MTDVELPPGLTDRDRTLTLVAILLALFLGALDQTIVSTALPRIVEDLQGVDRYAWVATAYLLASTSLVPIYGKLADTYSRRAIELGAIGLFLTGSALCGLAGEFGSLPLLGDGMDQLIAFRAVQGLGGAGLFAMAFIVIADLYPPAQRARYQGFVGAVFGVASVLGPLVGGLLTDHGGGLIPGVEGWRWVFYVNVPFGALAVWFVTTRMPPLRPPDAARTRIDWASAAFLVAGLSAAVLGLQIDKRRFPWLPGTVPGVDGWAGWVTLGLVALGLAAVTVFVLRSRRAANPVLDLSLFGNAVFARANVASFLMGAVFICVLIFLPLFLVMVVGVSATRAGVALIPLSLGLVTGSVLSGQLVARFGHYRRLLLVGIGILLVGVALLARMTAETGYWTVTAYMVLCGLGIGPSLPLYTLAIQNAVDVRRIGQATSASQFFRQIGGTVGSAVMGTVLVVTLVSALMRSGGALPAEALAGEGSGELRLAASGGGAITDAIHARFALLRARVREGEMDEGGAGGKEGEGLLPAADRERLMAARARGASPSELEAILDAAEQEAVRSAEAAVAGAFAEAVTRIYRLLLGVIVAAALVTATVPELPLRRTFQPRPPVD; from the coding sequence GTGACCGACGTCGAGCTGCCTCCCGGTCTCACCGACCGGGACCGCACGCTGACCCTCGTTGCCATCCTGCTGGCCCTGTTCCTGGGCGCTCTGGACCAGACCATCGTCTCGACCGCCCTGCCGCGGATCGTGGAGGATCTGCAGGGCGTGGACCGGTATGCGTGGGTGGCCACGGCCTACCTGCTGGCCTCCACGTCCCTGGTGCCCATCTACGGCAAGCTGGCCGACACCTACAGCCGGCGCGCCATCGAGCTGGGGGCCATCGGGCTGTTCCTGACGGGCTCGGCCCTGTGCGGGCTGGCGGGCGAGTTCGGGTCGCTGCCGCTGCTCGGGGACGGCATGGACCAGCTGATCGCCTTCCGGGCCGTGCAGGGGCTGGGCGGCGCGGGCCTCTTCGCGATGGCCTTCATCGTGATCGCGGACCTCTATCCTCCGGCGCAGCGCGCCCGCTATCAGGGCTTCGTCGGCGCCGTCTTCGGGGTCGCCAGCGTGCTGGGCCCGCTCGTGGGCGGGCTGCTCACGGACCACGGCGGCGGGCTGATCCCGGGCGTCGAGGGGTGGCGCTGGGTCTTCTACGTGAACGTGCCGTTCGGCGCGCTGGCGGTGTGGTTCGTGACCACGCGCATGCCGCCGCTGCGTCCGCCCGACGCGGCCCGCACCCGCATCGACTGGGCCTCGGCCGCCTTCCTGGTGGCGGGCCTGTCCGCGGCCGTGCTGGGCCTGCAGATCGACAAGCGCCGCTTTCCCTGGCTGCCCGGCACCGTGCCGGGGGTCGACGGGTGGGCCGGCTGGGTCACCCTGGGTCTGGTGGCGCTGGGTCTGGCCGCGGTCACCGTCTTCGTGCTGCGCTCGCGCCGGGCCGCCAACCCGGTGCTGGACCTGTCCCTGTTCGGCAATGCGGTCTTCGCGCGCGCCAACGTGGCGTCCTTCCTCATGGGCGCCGTGTTCATCTGCGTCCTGATCTTCCTGCCCCTCTTCCTGGTCATGGTGGTGGGCGTGAGCGCCACGCGCGCCGGGGTGGCGCTCATCCCGCTCTCGCTGGGCCTGGTGACCGGCTCGGTGCTGTCCGGCCAGCTGGTGGCGCGCTTCGGGCACTACCGCCGTCTCCTCCTGGTCGGGATCGGCATCCTCCTGGTGGGGGTGGCGCTCCTGGCCCGCATGACCGCCGAGACGGGCTACTGGACGGTCACGGCCTACATGGTCCTGTGCGGGCTGGGGATCGGGCCGTCCCTGCCGCTCTACACCCTCGCCATCCAGAACGCCGTGGACGTCCGCCGGATCGGGCAGGCCACGAGCGCCAGCCAGTTCTTCCGGCAGATCGGCGGGACCGTGGGCTCCGCCGTGATGGGCACCGTGCTGGTGGTCACCCTGGTGTCGGCCCTCATGCGGTCGGGTGGAGCCCTCCCGGCCGAGGCGCTCGCGGGGGAGGGGTCGGGGGAGCTGCGCCTGGCCGCGAGTGGAGGGGGGGCGATCACCGACGCCATCCACGCCCGCTTCGCGCTCCTGCGGGCGCGGGTGCGCGAGGGCGAGATGGACGAAGGAGGGGCCGGAGGGAAGGAAGGCGAGGGCCTGCTCCCCGCCGCCGACCGTGAGCGCCTCATGGCGGCGCGGGCGCGTGGCGCCAGCCCCTCGGAGCTCGAGGCCATCCTGGACGCGGCGGAGCAGGAGGCCGTGCGGAGCGCCGAGGCGGCCGTGGCCGGTGCGTTCGCAGAGGCCGTGACGCGGATCTACCGGTTGCTGCTGGGTGTGATCGTGGCCGCGGCCCTGGTCACCGCGACCGTGCCCGAGCTGCCGCTCCGGCGGACGTTCCAGCCGCGGCCGCCGGTGGACTGA